A stretch of the Poseidonibacter parvus genome encodes the following:
- a CDS encoding APC family permease: MNNENDNKRTIGLIGAISIGIGGMVGGGIFAVLGEAVSLAKGATLIAFLFAGIVALLTSYSYAKLSVKFQSKGGTVSFIDNAFGHNFLSGAVNFILWLSYLVTISLYAVAFSSYAEVLFFKESTLLSKHLFISLAIILPLLINLISASFVSRSETIIVVIKVVLLVVIILSSFSYVDTQRLSPSQWSDSFSILVAGMIIFVAYEGFELIANAAEDIKNPKQNLPRAFYACVIIVIFLYILIALITVGTVEESALLEAKDYALAIAAKPALGQIGFTIVSIAALLATFSAINATIYGNGRLGFILAKEGELPSKLNKEKKSIPSTSILVTAFFSLIIANSIELTQIAIIGSASFLLIFFIVNIAALKLYKLLNANRIIVLLSCIVSFLALITLLVHTYSSDKNAIMIFFAFIAFAILFEAIYGKIIRKNFFDK, translated from the coding sequence TTGAATAACGAAAATGATAACAAAAGAACAATTGGATTAATAGGTGCAATTTCAATTGGTATAGGAGGAATGGTAGGAGGTGGAATCTTTGCTGTTTTAGGTGAAGCTGTATCTTTAGCAAAAGGAGCAACTTTAATTGCTTTTTTATTTGCAGGAATCGTTGCCCTACTTACTTCATACTCTTATGCAAAACTATCTGTAAAATTTCAAAGTAAAGGTGGGACAGTTAGTTTCATAGATAATGCTTTTGGTCATAACTTTTTATCAGGAGCTGTAAACTTTATACTATGGTTATCTTATCTTGTTACAATTTCTTTATATGCAGTTGCTTTTTCTTCTTATGCTGAAGTTTTGTTTTTCAAAGAGTCTACTTTATTAAGTAAGCATTTGTTTATTTCTCTTGCTATTATACTCCCTTTACTTATTAACTTAATTAGTGCTTCTTTTGTAAGTCGGTCTGAGACTATTATAGTTGTAATTAAAGTAGTACTTTTAGTAGTAATTATTCTATCAAGTTTTTCTTATGTAGATACACAAAGATTATCACCTTCACAATGGAGCGATAGCTTTTCTATCTTAGTTGCTGGTATGATTATCTTTGTAGCTTATGAAGGTTTTGAGTTAATTGCTAATGCAGCAGAAGATATTAAAAATCCTAAGCAAAATTTACCAAGAGCTTTTTATGCTTGCGTTATTATAGTTATCTTTCTATATATACTAATTGCATTAATTACAGTAGGAACTGTTGAAGAAAGTGCATTATTAGAAGCTAAAGATTATGCTTTGGCAATTGCAGCAAAACCGGCTTTAGGACAAATTGGTTTTACTATTGTTTCTATTGCTGCACTATTAGCAACCTTTTCTGCTATTAATGCAACTATATATGGCAATGGAAGACTAGGATTTATACTAGCAAAAGAAGGCGAGCTTCCTTCAAAACTTAATAAAGAGAAAAAAAGTATTCCTAGTACTAGTATTTTAGTAACTGCGTTTTTTTCTTTGATTATTGCAAACAGTATTGAACTAACTCAAATAGCAATAATAGGAAGTGCTAGTTTTTTACTTATTTTCTTTATAGTTAATATTGCAGCTTTAAAACTATATAAGCTCTTAAATGCAAATAGAATAATAGTTCTTCTATCTTGTATAGTAAGTTTTCTTGCACTTATTACTTTACTAGTTCATACATACAGTAGTGATAAAAATGCAATTATGATATTTTTTGCTTTTATAGCTTTTGCTATTTTATTTGAAGCAATATATGGAAAGATAATTAGAAAGAACTTTTTTGATAAATAA
- a CDS encoding AAA family ATPase, translating to MKSPFPYEIIADSKTFYGRVEEIEKINDFIKTSNNILIHSKRRMGKSTLIQEVLRRNSNEYTCIYCDIFDITSKEDFIKLLLKGISNIEESDFKVMYKKFSEMFKRVRVEPSFDPNTSKFSLRPIVATLSFDEMIEDFFLALEEISKDKQVVFAIDEFQQISLITDIKLDALLRKYIQTLQNVSWIFLGSKRHLLTSLFEYKAPLYEMATHLELQPLALEEVYTYTKKHINISKELMSYIYEVSDSETKLLQNICHILWLEKKNEEISKEYIDEVVKQIVNSKDSSYRLIYDMLNNNQKIALKILSKYKKKIYTQDVLNEFNIKKQTLQSAIKALFEKEICDKNDDVIYIPDRTFELWLQKTFTRI from the coding sequence ATGAAATCACCATTTCCTTATGAGATAATAGCAGATAGTAAAACATTCTATGGAAGAGTAGAAGAGATAGAAAAAATAAACGATTTTATTAAAACTTCAAACAATATATTAATACACTCAAAAAGAAGAATGGGTAAATCAACTTTAATACAAGAAGTACTAAGACGTAATAGTAATGAGTATACTTGCATATATTGTGACATCTTTGATATTACTTCAAAAGAAGATTTTATAAAGTTACTATTAAAGGGCATATCAAACATAGAAGAGAGTGATTTCAAAGTAATGTATAAAAAATTTAGTGAGATGTTTAAACGTGTAAGAGTAGAACCATCATTTGATCCTAATACTTCAAAATTCTCATTAAGACCAATAGTAGCAACACTTTCTTTTGATGAGATGATAGAAGACTTCTTTTTAGCACTAGAGGAAATATCAAAAGATAAGCAAGTAGTATTTGCAATAGATGAGTTTCAACAAATATCACTAATAACAGATATAAAGCTAGATGCGCTATTAAGAAAGTATATACAAACACTGCAAAATGTATCATGGATATTCTTAGGTTCAAAAAGACATTTATTAACTTCACTGTTTGAATACAAAGCACCACTATATGAAATGGCAACGCATTTAGAATTACAACCTTTAGCTTTAGAAGAAGTATATACATATACAAAGAAACATATAAATATATCAAAAGAGTTAATGTCTTATATATATGAAGTATCTGATAGTGAAACAAAACTCTTACAAAACATATGTCATATCTTATGGTTAGAAAAGAAAAATGAGGAAATTAGTAAAGAGTATATCGATGAGGTTGTAAAACAAATTGTAAATTCTAAAGATTCAAGTTATAGATTAATATATGATATGTTAAACAATAATCAAAAGATTGCACTAAAAATATTATCAAAATATAAAAAGAAAATATATACACAAGATGTACTTAATGAATTTAATATAAAGAAGCAAACTTTACAATCAGCAATAAAGGCACTATTTGAAAAAGAGATATGTGATAAAAATGATGATGTAATATATATTCCAGATAGAACATTTGAATTGTGGTTACAAAAAACATTTACTAGAATCTAA
- a CDS encoding ABC transporter substrate-binding protein, translating to MKKMLSIALASALTCGVVMAKEIKVGAVMPMSGPIAAYGQVTHLGLELANKLQPTLANGDTVKLVLLDNKGDKVETATATTRLISSDKVVAILGALTSTNTAQTIAIADKKKIPVIASVATNDKLTAKRTFANRVCFTDSFQGEVVANFAIESGYKTAVVVIDQAQVYSLGLSKAFQKAFKAKGGKIVKKIKVTSGDKDFKAVVSQIKKINPDFMFMPLYHPEASMIARQSKQLGLDKPMFSGDGVANQTFIDLGGKSVEGYMFTDFFDYKNPPSKTSADFVAFHEKETGNAEMNSFTALGADTYNVLIAAMNKCEDPTNSVCINNEIKKTVDFDGVSGKISINSEGNATRSAVIKEIKDGKAGFKATVNP from the coding sequence ATGAAGAAAATGTTAAGTATTGCACTTGCATCTGCATTAACTTGTGGTGTTGTAATGGCAAAAGAGATTAAAGTAGGGGCAGTTATGCCAATGTCTGGACCAATAGCTGCTTATGGTCAAGTAACTCACTTAGGTTTAGAACTTGCAAATAAATTACAACCAACTTTAGCAAATGGTGATACTGTTAAATTAGTATTATTAGATAACAAAGGTGATAAAGTTGAAACTGCAACTGCTACAACTAGACTTATCTCTTCTGATAAAGTTGTTGCTATTTTAGGTGCTTTAACTTCTACAAATACTGCGCAAACAATTGCTATTGCTGATAAGAAAAAAATTCCAGTAATCGCTTCTGTTGCTACAAATGATAAATTAACTGCTAAGAGAACTTTTGCAAATAGAGTTTGTTTTACAGATAGTTTCCAAGGTGAAGTTGTTGCAAACTTTGCTATTGAATCAGGTTATAAAACTGCTGTTGTTGTAATTGATCAAGCACAAGTTTATTCTTTAGGTCTTTCAAAAGCATTCCAAAAAGCTTTTAAAGCTAAAGGTGGAAAAATTGTTAAAAAAATCAAAGTTACTTCAGGTGATAAAGACTTTAAAGCTGTAGTTTCTCAAATTAAGAAAATTAATCCAGACTTTATGTTTATGCCTTTATATCACCCAGAAGCTTCTATGATTGCTAGACAATCTAAGCAATTAGGTTTAGATAAACCAATGTTCTCAGGTGACGGTGTTGCAAATCAAACATTTATTGATTTAGGTGGAAAATCTGTTGAAGGATATATGTTTACAGACTTCTTTGATTACAAAAACCCTCCATCAAAAACTTCAGCTGATTTCGTAGCTTTCCACGAAAAAGAAACAGGAAATGCTGAAATGAATTCATTTACTGCTTTAGGTGCTGATACTTATAATGTATTAATTGCAGCAATGAATAAATGTGAAGACCCAACAAACTCTGTTTGTATTAATAATGAAATTAAAAAAACAGTTGATTTTGATGGTGTTTCAGGAAAAATTTCTATTAATAGTGAAGGAAATGCAACAAGATCTGCAGTTATTAAAGAAATTAAAGATGGTAAAGCTGGATTTAAAGCGACAGTTAACCCATAA
- a CDS encoding branched-chain amino acid ABC transporter permease: MDLLTLMQQLVNGFSLGSMYALIAIGYTMVYGVLRLINFAHGDIMMVGAFLGYTFMAVFELSFPVTMLLSIVIAALLGVLMDKIAYKPLREAPKISLLITAIGISFFLENTFTVFAGGTPRAFPVPEYMEKIFDVSGVVFSVASITVPIVTLGLLLGILYILYKTKYGMAIRALSFDIKTVNLMGIDANRIIAIVFGLGSALAAVGGLFWAVNYPSVEPMMGVLVGLKAFAAAVVGGIGSVTGAVIGGFIIGFTEVVFIAFWPELGGYKDAFAFILLIFVLLFKPTGIMGEDLEKSRF, translated from the coding sequence ATGGATTTATTAACATTAATGCAACAACTAGTAAACGGATTCTCTTTAGGATCTATGTACGCTTTAATTGCAATTGGTTATACAATGGTATACGGAGTGCTTAGGCTTATTAACTTTGCACATGGTGATATTATGATGGTTGGTGCCTTTTTAGGTTATACATTTATGGCAGTATTTGAATTGTCTTTCCCTGTTACAATGTTATTATCAATTGTAATAGCTGCACTTTTAGGGGTGCTTATGGACAAGATTGCATATAAGCCTTTAAGAGAAGCTCCAAAAATTTCATTACTTATTACTGCAATTGGTATTTCATTTTTTCTAGAAAATACATTTACAGTTTTTGCTGGTGGAACTCCAAGAGCTTTTCCAGTTCCTGAGTATATGGAAAAAATATTTGATGTTTCAGGTGTAGTATTTTCAGTAGCATCTATTACTGTTCCAATTGTTACATTAGGATTATTACTAGGTATTTTGTATATATTATATAAAACAAAATATGGAATGGCAATTAGAGCTTTATCATTTGATATTAAAACTGTAAATTTAATGGGTATTGATGCAAATAGAATTATTGCAATTGTATTTGGATTGGGTTCTGCTCTTGCTGCTGTTGGTGGTTTATTTTGGGCAGTTAATTACCCTAGTGTTGAACCAATGATGGGAGTTTTAGTAGGACTTAAAGCCTTTGCAGCAGCTGTTGTTGGGGGTATTGGTTCAGTTACAGGGGCTGTTATAGGTGGATTTATTATTGGGTTTACTGAAGTTGTATTTATTGCTTTTTGGCCAGAACTTGGTGGTTATAAAGATGCCTTTGCATTTATTTTATTAATATTTGTATTACTTTTTAAACCAACTGGAATAATGGGTGAAGACCTTGAAAAGAGTAGGTTCTAA
- a CDS encoding branched-chain amino acid ABC transporter permease, which translates to MIEDKIFTKQRLINLAIIVTAIWFTWFAQVTFDEYTVRIINNVAIFIILAVSYNLINGVTGQFSLEPNGFVAIGAYVTSILIVDADTMLYQYDIEDPSAWVLAMQADFAWALLFAGIISALVALSLSFPVFRVRGDYLAIVTLGFGFIIKILAINNPQITNGSLGINDIPEYSNLYWTGGIAIFTVLAILNIIYSKYGRAMKAVRDDEDAATAMGVNTFKIKTLAFSTSAFFEGVGGGLLAALLTSISPDLFTFFLTFQLLIIIVLGGLGSTTGAILGTIFVMAGLEYMRFLDEPMSFMGIETEGTPGMRMVVFSLILILVMLFAREGLTGKKELKDFFKKKKADK; encoded by the coding sequence ATGATTGAAGATAAAATATTTACTAAACAAAGATTAATTAATCTAGCAATTATAGTAACTGCTATTTGGTTTACGTGGTTTGCACAGGTTACTTTTGATGAATATACAGTAAGAATTATAAATAATGTTGCAATTTTTATTATTCTTGCAGTTTCGTATAACCTTATTAATGGTGTTACTGGTCAGTTTTCTCTTGAACCAAATGGATTTGTTGCTATTGGTGCATATGTTACTTCTATTTTGATTGTTGATGCTGATACGATGCTTTATCAATATGATATTGAAGACCCATCAGCTTGGGTTTTAGCTATGCAAGCAGATTTTGCATGGGCATTATTATTTGCAGGTATTATCTCAGCGTTGGTTGCTTTATCTTTATCTTTTCCTGTATTTAGAGTAAGAGGAGATTATCTTGCAATTGTAACATTAGGATTTGGTTTTATTATTAAAATTTTAGCTATTAATAATCCTCAAATCACAAATGGTTCTTTAGGTATAAATGATATTCCTGAATATTCAAACCTTTATTGGACAGGCGGTATTGCTATATTTACTGTTCTTGCTATTTTAAATATTATCTATTCAAAATATGGACGGGCTATGAAAGCTGTTAGGGACGATGAAGATGCCGCAACTGCAATGGGTGTTAATACTTTTAAGATTAAAACTTTAGCGTTTTCTACTTCAGCTTTTTTTGAAGGTGTTGGAGGTGGTTTATTAGCTGCATTATTAACATCTATATCACCAGATTTATTTACATTCTTCTTAACATTCCAATTACTAATTATTATTGTATTAGGTGGATTAGGAAGTACAACAGGTGCAATATTAGGAACTATTTTTGTAATGGCAGGTTTAGAATATATGAGATTCTTAGATGAACCTATGAGTTTTATGGGAATAGAAACAGAAGGAACACCTGGAATGAGAATGGTTGTATTCTCACTTATTTTAATTCTTGTAATGCTTTTTGCAAGAGAAGGATTAACAGGTAAAAAAGAATTAAAAGACTTCTTCAAAAAGAAAAAGGCTGACAAATGA
- a CDS encoding ABC transporter ATP-binding protein has translation MILEVCNVTKKFGGVTAIKDTSFSVKAKEIYGLIGPNGAGKTTMFNIITGNYEPTEGDIKFHGQKINGIKPYKIVHRGIARTFQNIRLFTSMTVLDNILIGFDYQASYTYLETIFRLPRFFKEERRVKQRAFEIMEVLGIAEYADELATSLSYGQQRKVEIARALAANPQLLLLDEPAAGMNPQETHELAELFFKIRDEFDITILLIEHDMKFVNKLCDRVMVLDYGKTIFEGDIKDAIKDEEVIKAYLGDFKHA, from the coding sequence ATGATATTAGAAGTATGTAATGTTACTAAAAAGTTTGGTGGAGTAACTGCCATTAAGGACACATCTTTTAGTGTAAAAGCAAAAGAAATATATGGTCTTATTGGTCCAAATGGTGCTGGTAAAACTACAATGTTTAATATTATTACTGGAAATTATGAACCTACAGAAGGTGATATTAAATTTCATGGACAAAAAATAAATGGAATAAAACCATATAAAATTGTTCATCGTGGAATTGCAAGAACTTTCCAAAATATTAGACTTTTTACATCAATGACAGTATTAGATAATATTTTAATTGGATTTGATTATCAAGCATCATATACTTATCTAGAAACTATTTTTAGATTGCCTAGATTTTTCAAAGAAGAAAGACGTGTTAAACAAAGAGCTTTTGAAATCATGGAAGTACTTGGCATAGCAGAGTATGCAGATGAATTAGCAACTTCACTTTCTTATGGACAACAAAGAAAAGTAGAGATTGCTCGTGCACTTGCTGCAAATCCTCAACTTTTACTTTTAGATGAACCAGCAGCTGGTATGAATCCACAAGAAACACATGAGCTTGCAGAATTATTCTTTAAAATAAGAGATGAATTTGATATTACTATTTTATTAATTGAACATGATATGAAGTTTGTAAATAAACTATGTGATAGAGTTATGGTTTTAGATTATGGAAAAACGATTTTTGAAGGTGATATTAAAGATGCTATTAAAGATGAAGAAGTAATAAAAGCCTACCTAGGAGATTTTAAACATGCTTAA
- a CDS encoding ABC transporter ATP-binding protein produces the protein MLKVKNLEVFYGLIKGVKDVNFEVKEGQIVSLIGSNGAGKTSTLQSIVNDVKKNGEITFRNEDISKMKTHTIIQNDIALVPEGRRCFQNLTIEENLRMGAFNNDDKYEELQEEMFKLFPRLVAKKGQLAGTMSGGEQQMLAIARALMSSPKLLMLDEPSLGLAPKIIGELFETIVRLKEEGITILLVEQNAFAALEVSDYAYVLENGVVALEGPGSELIDSDEIRAKYLGA, from the coding sequence ATGCTTAAAGTTAAAAATTTAGAAGTATTTTACGGACTTATCAAAGGTGTTAAAGATGTAAACTTTGAAGTTAAAGAAGGTCAAATTGTTTCATTAATTGGATCTAATGGTGCTGGTAAAACTTCGACTTTACAATCAATTGTAAATGATGTTAAGAAAAATGGTGAAATCACATTTAGAAATGAAGATATTTCTAAAATGAAAACTCATACAATTATTCAAAATGATATAGCGCTTGTTCCTGAGGGAAGAAGATGTTTTCAAAACTTAACAATTGAAGAAAACCTCAGAATGGGTGCTTTTAACAATGATGACAAATATGAAGAGCTTCAAGAAGAGATGTTTAAACTTTTTCCAAGACTTGTTGCTAAGAAAGGTCAATTAGCAGGAACAATGAGTGGAGGGGAGCAACAAATGCTTGCAATTGCAAGAGCTTTAATGTCAAGCCCAAAACTTTTAATGCTTGATGAACCATCTTTAGGATTAGCTCCTAAAATTATTGGTGAACTTTTTGAAACAATCGTACGACTAAAAGAAGAGGGTATAACTATTTTATTAGTTGAACAAAATGCTTTTGCTGCTTTAGAAGTATCTGATTATGCTTATGTACTTGAAAATGGTGTAGTTGCACTTGAAGGACCAGGATCTGAGCTTATTGATTCTGATGAAATTAGAGCTAAATACTTAGGTGCTTAA
- a CDS encoding 7TM diverse intracellular signaling domain-containing protein has product MKKYNQILLILIFLNSFLYANNQISISNSSIFIDKENLNIEAIKTKTFEPLNNIHKNFGFNKNLTVWLKIQIKNNTNKKIQKILDLDNPLLEEIVLYSNKDIRRSGMLYIDEKRKTINPSFTLNISANSTQSYYVKIKNNTTALQFSIKLEDEEVFLKKDFAKQFSIILLIGVISSFLIYAMVLFFYAKDISYLYYSFYIIVLLFQQLTYIGLLPLYMPLWFTRIDNLIVVPKVGAVIIMGIVFARSFLKTKNYENIDKIYKYLIYIVLLQIVFISSPYFYYPEITVLTGLVFIFFNYYAAIYVYKRGNKQARFFIVGWSFLIIGFFLTIIDALGIYSIMYNIPILVLVFTAIEALFLLLAFVDKLNILQKQKDSIDNKLVEELHERNAIIKEEVENRTLMLKNLYRELHHRVKNNLQVMLSIIRLQSNKIDNIETKEQFLKLENRIKSISKTHEILSLNDDIEKIDMYEYIYSLSEDIETSYSKEIDFDIRTVVFISLKDAVYIGIIINELLTNSMKYSECTKISIYLTQKKNELFLHISDNGKGFKSSDINEKSLGLELVNSLVVGQLNGTISKDIDNKCEYNIKLKI; this is encoded by the coding sequence ATGAAAAAATATAATCAAATTCTTCTTATACTTATTTTCCTAAACTCTTTTTTATATGCTAATAATCAAATATCTATTAGTAATTCTTCTATTTTTATTGATAAAGAAAATTTAAATATCGAAGCTATTAAAACTAAAACCTTTGAGCCTTTAAATAATATTCACAAGAACTTTGGGTTTAATAAAAACCTTACTGTTTGGTTAAAAATACAAATAAAAAATAATACAAATAAAAAGATACAAAAAATACTAGATCTTGACAATCCTTTATTAGAGGAAATTGTTTTATACTCAAATAAAGATATTAGAAGAAGTGGTATGTTATATATAGATGAAAAAAGAAAGACAATCAATCCTTCTTTTACTTTAAATATTTCTGCAAATTCAACGCAATCTTATTATGTTAAAATCAAAAATAACACAACAGCCTTACAGTTTTCTATTAAGCTTGAAGATGAAGAAGTATTTTTAAAAAAAGATTTTGCTAAACAATTCTCTATTATATTATTAATAGGAGTTATTAGTTCTTTTCTTATTTATGCAATGGTTTTATTCTTTTATGCAAAGGATATAAGCTATTTATATTATTCCTTTTATATTATTGTCTTACTCTTTCAGCAACTCACTTATATTGGTTTACTACCCTTATACATGCCCTTATGGTTTACTAGAATTGATAATTTGATAGTTGTTCCTAAAGTTGGTGCTGTAATAATTATGGGGATAGTTTTTGCAAGAAGTTTTTTAAAAACAAAGAATTATGAGAACATAGATAAAATATATAAATATCTTATATATATAGTACTTTTGCAAATAGTATTTATTTCAAGTCCTTATTTTTATTATCCAGAAATTACCGTTTTAACTGGTTTAGTATTTATATTTTTTAATTATTATGCTGCAATCTATGTTTATAAAAGAGGGAATAAGCAAGCTAGATTCTTTATAGTAGGTTGGAGTTTTCTTATAATTGGATTTTTTCTTACAATTATTGATGCCTTAGGAATTTATTCTATTATGTATAATATTCCAATTTTAGTTTTAGTTTTTACAGCAATTGAAGCTTTATTTTTATTACTTGCATTTGTTGATAAGTTAAATATTTTACAAAAACAAAAAGATTCAATTGATAATAAATTAGTAGAAGAGCTACATGAACGAAATGCAATTATCAAAGAAGAAGTTGAAAATAGAACTTTAATGTTAAAGAATCTATACAGAGAACTTCATCATAGAGTTAAAAATAATTTACAAGTTATGCTTTCAATTATCAGATTGCAAAGTAATAAAATTGATAATATTGAAACAAAAGAACAGTTTTTAAAGCTTGAAAATAGAATCAAATCTATATCTAAAACACATGAGATTCTAAGTTTAAATGATGATATTGAAAAAATTGATATGTATGAATATATTTATAGTTTAAGTGAAGATATTGAAACTTCATATTCTAAAGAGATAGATTTTGATATAAGAACTGTTGTTTTCATATCCTTGAAAGATGCTGTATATATAGGTATTATAATAAATGAATTACTTACTAATAGTATGAAATATTCTGAATGTACGAAAATCTCAATTTACTTAACTCAAAAGAAAAATGAATTATTTTTGCATATATCAGATAATGGAAAAGGTTTTAAAAGCTCAGATATAAATGAAAAGTCTTTAGGTTTAGAACTTGTTAATAGTTTAGTTGTAGGACAACTAAATGGTACTATATCAAAAGATATAGATAATAAATGTGAATACAATATAAAGTTGAAAATATGA
- a CDS encoding response regulator, which yields MKIPVMIIEDEMIVAMEIADYLENLGYEVVNISNNSLDGYNNALKYQPHIIMMDIRIKGDKDGIDTASMIQKKINTSIIYLTAYCDETTVERAIKTNPSAYLTKPFNKQELFVSLKMAVSSYDNNIKREDHKVGDILFDNEFSYDSKNNQLIYNNEYLHLTKREIQLLNLLVISKNCIISIYEMENKIWPDKFPNENTRRALVSRLRAKMKYKFIETIPSIGYRINI from the coding sequence ATGAAAATACCTGTAATGATAATAGAAGATGAAATGATTGTTGCTATGGAAATAGCTGATTATTTGGAAAACCTTGGATATGAAGTTGTAAATATTTCAAATAACTCATTAGATGGATATAACAATGCCTTAAAATACCAACCACATATTATAATGATGGATATAAGAATCAAAGGTGATAAAGATGGTATTGATACAGCTTCAATGATACAAAAAAAGATAAATACAAGTATTATTTATTTAACTGCATATTGTGATGAAACTACAGTTGAGAGAGCTATTAAAACTAACCCAAGTGCCTATTTAACAAAGCCTTTTAATAAACAAGAATTATTTGTTTCTCTTAAAATGGCAGTATCTTCGTATGATAATAATATTAAAAGAGAAGATCATAAAGTCGGAGATATACTATTTGATAATGAGTTTAGTTATGACTCTAAAAATAATCAACTTATTTATAATAATGAATACCTACATCTTACAAAAAGAGAAATTCAACTTCTAAATCTTTTAGTTATTTCTAAAAACTGCATTATTTCAATTTATGAAATGGAGAATAAAATATGGCCAGATAAATTTCCCAATGAAAATACTAGAAGAGCCTTAGTTAGTAGACTTAGAGCTAAAATGAAGTATAAATTCATTGAAACTATCCCTTCTATTGGTTATAGAATAAATATCTAA